In the genome of Populus nigra chromosome 19, ddPopNigr1.1, whole genome shotgun sequence, the window GCCCATACTAGAGCAAAATTATGACGAAGAAATAATGAGACATCAAACATCAAAATCAGTGCCTGCAAAACAATAAGCGCTTATTAGACAGAATGTATTTGTTCCAAAAGGTCATTGGAATATCATGCTTTATTGTAAATATGTGAAACCTTGACAGAGTATCTTGAACAAAGATACATCACATAAATGCAAAATAATCCAGGTACATACTACTATAAGAGCTAAGTGATATGCACGAACATATAACCTATCATTCAATTATTAAACCAGATTCATGTAAACCCAATTTAGTCTCCCTGCCAGGACGACTAAATTCAAGAACACAATAAATGTCAGCATGAGGTGGCCCACAGACCAGGACAGCACCCATTAAATAAACAAGACGCTCTATAGCAGAATGACTaaacaaaatttatcaaagAGCAAAAAGTCCACAAATTTAATCTGTATTGATTATATTATTCGTGTCCtcaatttgacacaaaaaaaacacactcaCAACAAGCTTTGTAGATGTATGCTTGTAATTGCATGTGCACGTAAAACTAACAAAGAAgagatatttaaaattatgagaaAGCTTTTGGATAGCAAATAGAGTAATCCAAAAACTCACATAACAATATTAAGCCCACCATCATACTAAATAGCAGATTAATTTTATGCTCCAAAGCTGTACATTTCGGTAGCTGTTTGAACGATGAAATGAATGCTACAGTTGGAGtacttgaacaatttttttttttaaatcaacaggGATTTCTTCATCCTGTTTGATCATCTAATATATGATTTTGAATGTCAAGTAATGAAAAGTTAAATGAAGCTGATTTTACATTTATTCGCATCCAACAAATAACTAGGTGAGGAATCagcaattatattttatcacaACGATTTCTAGAATATGTAAAGATTTTCTTTCATCTAAGAGAGATTAAATCCAGCTATGGAACAGGAACACCACGACTAAACTACAATGGCAATAAATGTGCTAAAGATTAAGCAATCCAATGTAAAATCTCACCAAACATTTCTTTGCCATTCAATTACTACTTTACATTTTAATCTTCATTAATTACTTCAATTTGCACTTGAGCCTTACTTCCAATCGTGTGCAACCTCTAAGTAGCTCCTCCAGATCAGATATATGAATAGCACGTCCTCTTTTTTCCGCCACCGATCCCAAGTACAGATACCTGaaccaaaattcaaaaacatacaaAACCAATAACAACGCAACAAATCTAACACTTCCAGATAATCACATATCACCATCACACACATTGCTCAATTACCCCAAGATAACCCACACAAACACAAACCCATGTTTTCTTGCATATTCATTAAACTTTGATCACTACTAGTGTCTAGTGTCAGCCACGATTGCTTGCATTTCACACGCAAACACACACATCAACATGAACCCACATTTTCTATTGCATTTCTGAACGTTTTACCATAAGTTCATAATAGTTCCCATCGGGCAAGTAATGCATGCACAGtcagaagaaggaaaaaaaaaaaaacttttctaacATCTTTTTACCTCAAATCCGCGCACTTTCCTCCAATCTCAGAAAGCAATTTCCCACTAAAATCCGCGCAATTATGTAAATAAAGCTCATGCAAGGAATCCCGAACCACAACATTAATTGCAGAATCATCAAGCCGACCACAATCAAGCTTTAAGCTTTTAAGGTAAGGATTTGGAGGCAATAAAGGCCTTAATAAATCAATTGACGGTGCAATATcctatgacaaaaaaaaaaaattattagaaacccatcaataaaaaaatcaaatattcatgAAAAGTTGAGATCTGTTGTGGGTTTTTCATGTTCTAATGGTTGGCTTACAAGGAGGTCGAAACTGGGGATGAAAGTGAGGATATGAGAAGCACAAGCGTTGAAGGTCTTGCAAGTGGAAGAAACGGAACAGATTGATGCCACGTCGAGTTTTGATACTATGGTTTCAAGTACCGTTGCTGGTAGCTGATCCAAGCTCCCTTCTTCTTCCTCGTCAGGGTCAGCCATCTTTCTCAATGGCTTTGCCTTGACACGATGTGGTGGAAGCGACGATGATGACGATGATAAAAACAGAAAACTGTGATGCGTCAACTACTCAACtgtcctttattttatttggggttAGGTGTAAATCagtcctttaatatttttatttgtttcaacaTAATATGTCAGTTGAAATTATTACTATTCtctccctttgtttttttttttttactgttattgACCTAAAACTTAAATTCTTTCATTAATTCTATCAAAGTAACTTTTGTATCCTTCATGtcaattttattcatatatgaatgaaaaatatgtttattgaattttttttcatatttcatggTACTAGGAtctaaatatattgtttttattttattttatgtcagtttataagttataaaatccatattatttattattttttaaaagaaattaatttcaaattttaagtttatttatgcTTTATTTATGTCgagaattaagaaaataaatgaagagtaattcataatttctttttatcaataAGCGTCACATTTTGTTTGATgccataattttgaaaattaaaagcaGATAattcaaactttgtttttttcactcATGAAAGGAAAGCTGGTGTCTCATTCATAGGTCGCTATAGCTTTTTAGTTGGGCAGTAAAATTTCCGAAATTTGCAATtcaaggattgaattgaaataGTTTCAAGAGTCAAGGACGTTTTGGAAAATCCGAGGTCTCCTGGACATCGAATGTAAACGACAGGTATCTTTTCAATAAAGGGTAGTTTCACAACAACTACATGTCGGTTGTTAAGCCGTCAATTGCAGTTCATAAGAGAGAAATGTTTatgttgaattaattaaaaatatagttttcctTCTCCAATCTCCATTTTAGCATTTCTTTACTATGAGCCTGTGGTGCGATCTCAAGATTAACTTGCCATATTCTTATTGGTTTTATCAAGATATTGTCAAATCTTAAATCACTTGAGCATCAGTTAAAAcgatttaattcaaaaaaaaaataattaatcatgcttgatttgttttctcaaaaatttaaatctaaacTGAACTAATGGAttcagttttatattttaaaaattgaataagtttaatttaattcataaatattttaattaagtttgtttttcaggtataataattttttttatttgattcaatttaattgaattctgatttttttttggtttctgaaactaaaaccaaaataatttcttataaaaaagtaccaataaaaattatctaaaaaatgattaagtttagttaatttaaagtcaaattttacaaatattctagatatttcaattaatttatctatCCCTAAACTATTTGGTTTTAATAAGATATAAACTTGTAATTGAAAGTTGAAAAAGAATAGAGGAGACAATTGTCCCATTTAGTTTATTGTTATGTAGtttataagtaaataaaaacaaaaaaagtttttattctatattgaaaaaaatactttcctactaaattttttataaataaaaattttattatgtaataaattaaataaaaataataataaataagctCTGCTAGTAAGCTTTCTAAtgctataatatatatatataattacatttaaaatttcatattttagagatattagttttttttatcttttttcttttctttttgttctcacaaatatatatatgtaaaaatcatatttccattctttttttttcttcttctttcaaaaaGTTTAGTTGTAACTTGGAGTTggagttgttatttttatatagaacaaataaataatttaaaaacaatattttaacgcttctaaaataactttttatttgtttcaatacCCAACTAGTTTTACTAATACCGGTCATCCATAAATTAAACTTGCAGCTATTGAATTACTTGTCTGATTTATACAAAGGAAATTAAAGCACTGCGCTATCTGCGATTAAATTCTAACTTTGCTCGCAGGTTTCTCCCACCAGATTGGTGAAGAGGGCATCTCCTCTATACGGAAAAGCAGCATAAGAACCAGACTATCTGCAATTAGCTTTCACTGCTGATGAAGTTAGAATGCTTGTTTGCTGCTGTATCTCATCATGTTTGTCACTAAGATACATCTCTTGGCATCAAACAAGCCATCCTCTTTTCACAGAGACAGCGTGAAGACGATAGGGCCAAAGCCTCATCACTAACTTGACCCGCCAAAACTGAAACCTCTATCAGCAGCATAATCCACGAAGCTATAAAGTGGCAATACACTCTCACCATATTTCTCAAACCCATCCAATTCTTTTTTAGCCTTGGCTCTCAGCTCCTCCGCTACCTCTATAGCCTTCTCAACCCCATATAAAGCAACATAactcttccctttctttttcttcttgtccTCATCTACCTTGCTCTTCATCGTTTTTGCTTCCAAGATGTCATCAACGACTTGATATAATACCCCAACAGCTCTTCCATATCTCCTCAATCTCTGTATCTCATCATCCTTGGCACCGGCTAGCAATCCTCCACACACCGCAGAGCACTCACCCATTTCACCAAATTTCTTCTCCTGAACAAATTCAACGGAATTGGGGCCACCCTCAAGGTCAAGGAACTGCCCAGCAGCCATGCCTGTGGACCCCACAGCACGAGCAATCTCAGCAATCACACTGAGAAGTCGTGGCTCTGGTACAAGGTCAGAAGGTGTGTGGGATACAATGTGGTGGAAGCCAAGAGGGAAGAGTGCATCCCCGGCAAGGATTGCCATatcaacgccataaattttgtgGTTTGAAGGCTGGCCTCGACGTGATGGGTCATCATCCATGCAGGGAAGGTCATCATGAATCAACGAAGCTGAATGAACCTGTCAAAACCAGAGGATAATGGATTCAATTACCACAAGGAAGGTGATTGCAAATCAGCAAAGTTGTCATGCATACATAGATGACAGACCTCTACAACACTTTCCCTTTCCTCCAACAATGGAAGTACTCCAAGTGACTTAAGAAGAGTTAGCCTTCTCCTTTTTATAAACAGAGTTGTTCCTCAGTATTGGAACCAGCAGTTAAAAGCAATTCCATATTTACTCTCTGATTCTGCTATGCAGAACAAGCGGAAATCAAAATATTTCCACCTTAAGAGAAGCACCCTGGATCCTTCCTTAAATGAAAAGATTCCACAAAAAGAACAATATCCGTTTCACATATCCAATATTCAACACCTTAAAACATAAAGTTGCTCAACATAATAGGACATCATAGCATCATCAGTCCTGCTAACCCAAGATTAGAGTTTCCAGTAAGATTACTCTGACAGCTTCTGGATgagaaactaaaaaacaagaCTAGCACCAACCTAAACTTCAACCCATATAAAAATGTTAAGAGTGCGATCAAAGAACCTACCTAACCCACTTGACCCTACACTAATTAGACATCATCAAGAACCTAACAACATCAAATTCAATTCCTTTCTTGATTAAgttcctcaaaaaaaaaaaaaaaaattaactaaacagcattaaaaaaaattcaaaaaccaaatcaaattaaaaaccatactAAAAAAGAGTCAAAATACAAAGATGGGGGTTCTTACCATTTCAAGAGCACAAGCAGTAGGGAAGGCAGCATGACGATTACCACCAAAGAGCTCACAAGCAGCAACACACATAACAGGAGGGGCTCTTTTAGCACCTTTAGCAAGAACAGAATACCTCATGGCCTCATAAATCTTATCTGGATACTGAATAGGAACGGCTTGGTCAAGCTTCTGATTGATTTCTAGGATCAAGGTTGTCCAATAAGTCTTTAAATCAAACTGGGGTGTTTTTGAATGGGTTGAAACTGATAAAGAACATTGAATTGGTGACATTTTGTTAAGCTTCGGAGGGTAAAGATTTGAGCCTTTTTTAGGGATATAGAGAGTAATAGATGGTGATGGTAACGCTGCGAGAGAGagagccattttttttttacagaaccTGTGTTTCTCTCAATGGAGTTCGGTGCATATTTACGATGGATCGGATGGGATTTGGGAGTGGAGAAAAAGGTTTCATTGACCTGTCGTCATGGGTTGGAGTATTGGCTGCTACCTAAGCGAGAGGAAATGcactgtcatttttttttttaatgaatgaaagcagtactaaattgaaaacacagCTACAGAACTTGCTTTCATGTAATGATAAAGGTAATTTAATGGGGTTTTATAGTTTAGTTGGttgatcttataaaaaattatgcaacCATTTGGTTTTGTTTCGGCTGTGTATTTGTGGAGGCTAGTCTCACGGAGCCTAATTATGTATGTCTTGACAAAATCATTATATTTGTTATGCGATGATTTAGCCGttaagttctattttttttttaatattttttgatttaatgatCATAAATATTTCAgatgaattgaaattaaatctATTCAGTGTCTTGAACAAGCAAATAGAACTAGCAAATTGGCAACCTTCGACTTGATTACGTGAATaatactgtttttatttttattttttccggaaatgcattgcattttttttattggaagaatTACATAGAAGTATAATATTTTTggttaacatttattttttaatatatatatatatatattgaaaaatattagacAGTGTACACCTGTCTATAATATTCTTAGAGTTTGCTTTGTCAGGTCTCTTCTTTGAACTGGCTTCGACATGTAGGACCACATTAAGCAGAGTGACAATACAGTTGGCATCATCTCCCGAGTGCTAGTCTCTAAGGCGGTTTCTGCTCTTGCCATGTGAAATGGGCCGTGCTGTGTAATTCTCATTTTGGGCTCCGGCCTAAGTAATCTGTCTTGTGAGGCCTACTGAGTTGGCTATTTTGAGCTCCTTTCCTCTTGGCAGTCAGTGGTTATGCTATTAGAATCTGTGACTAAATCCATCCTTCTTTATTTCATGCTGTCCCGTCTCAACTAGATGTTTTGTAGTTCCAAGAAAATACCATTCTTGACGACATGATCGAAAAACTTTGATCAACCAAGATTTAAACTTCGCATTGTAGGGCTTTACCCCGAAGGGAGCCCTTCCAGAAATTCTCGAAGGCACTGGGCCAAACCCAGGCCTAAGAGGGGGTTTGGAAATAGTTTTCAACCAGCAATTGACGCGCCTCGGTTAGAACCTCACTAGCTGCGTCATTGCCCCAAGCGCAAAGATAACTTCTCCTTGTGACACGGGTTCATTTTTATATTGCACCATTTGTTTCTCTACTTTATGTCTTGTCGATGTGGGATTAGAACACTGCAAGTTCAGGCTTGCAGTCCAGCTTCGAACTGGTCTTTTTATCGTAAGATTCCAGCAAAGCTTCAGCATTGGGCAACTAAATGGCTCCCTTTTGCAGGAAGATTGCaattgatttcatcttttagaCTCTtagtgtttaaaataaaaacaaaaactaacatACTCTtagtgtttaaaaaataaaaatactaaaaaaatttaaaaattttaatttttttaaaaaacactaaaaaaaacttaatttaaagtgaagaaaaaataaaaaaaataaataataataattttaaaacataaaaaatatttaaaaaataactagtgTTTATAATCACTGGTACTGGTAATCTGTTCTTCTTCTATCAGCAGGTCTGATAAAGCTTACAGGGAGGAAATGCAATGGCTTG includes:
- the LOC133680615 gene encoding heterodimeric geranylgeranyl pyrophosphate synthase small subunit, chloroplastic-like, which gives rise to MALSLAALPSPSITLYIPKKGSNLYPPKLNKMSPIQCSLSVSTHSKTPQFDLKTYWTTLILEINQKLDQAVPIQYPDKIYEAMRYSVLAKGAKRAPPVMCVAACELFGGNRHAAFPTACALEMVHSASLIHDDLPCMDDDPSRRGQPSNHKIYGVDMAILAGDALFPLGFHHIVSHTPSDLVPEPRLLSVIAEIARAVGSTGMAAGQFLDLEGGPNSVEFVQEKKFGEMGECSAVCGGLLAGAKDDEIQRLRRYGRAVGVLYQVVDDILEAKTMKSKVDEDKKKKKGKSYVALYGVEKAIEVAEELRAKAKKELDGFEKYGESVLPLYSFVDYAADRGFSFGGSS